One Streptomyces drozdowiczii DNA segment encodes these proteins:
- a CDS encoding flavodoxin family protein, with protein MTRALALVCTLSPSPKPSSTQLLADQIMAELSGLGVKGETVRIADHDVRPGIAQDMGDGDEWPRLRDKVLAADILLLATPIWLGHPASHCQRVLERLNADISETDDEGRQLPYGKVGMVAVVGNEDGAHKVSADVFQGLNDLGFTLAPGAVSYWVGEAMHGTDYRDLEETPDAVRSTTHQMALNAAHLARVLAESPYPPR; from the coding sequence ATGACCCGAGCACTCGCGCTCGTCTGCACCCTCTCCCCGTCACCCAAGCCGTCCAGCACCCAGCTGCTCGCCGACCAGATCATGGCCGAACTCTCCGGCCTGGGGGTGAAGGGGGAGACGGTGCGGATCGCCGACCACGACGTGCGGCCCGGGATCGCCCAGGACATGGGAGACGGGGACGAGTGGCCCCGGCTGCGCGACAAGGTGCTGGCGGCGGACATCCTGCTGCTGGCCACCCCGATCTGGCTCGGGCACCCGGCGAGCCACTGCCAGCGCGTACTGGAACGGCTGAACGCCGACATTTCCGAAACCGACGACGAGGGACGGCAGTTGCCCTACGGCAAGGTGGGCATGGTGGCCGTCGTCGGCAACGAGGACGGCGCCCACAAGGTGAGCGCCGACGTCTTCCAGGGCCTCAACGACCTTGGCTTCACCCTCGCGCCCGGGGCGGTGAGCTACTGGGTCGGAGAGGCCATGCACGGCACCGACTACCGGGACCTCGAGGAGACGCCCGACGCCGTCCGGTCCACCACCCACCAGATGGCCCTCAACGCCGCACACCTCGCCCGGGTCCTCGCCGAGTCCCCCTACCCTCCGCGCTGA
- a CDS encoding RNA polymerase sigma factor SigF has translation MIAMPTSVSAQVPGTTTGAPAELPEIADPLKVAPKDARALSKLFFDRLQTLEEGTPEYQYARNTLIEMNLTLVHFAAARYRNRGNGQMEDIIQVGTIGLIKAIDRFELSREVEFTSFAIPYIVGEIKRFFRDTTWSVHVPRRLQELRVTLAKAKEELATSLGREATVAELSERLAISEEDVIEGLVASNGYTAHSLDVPLDGAESDSPSGVSRTHADITGECDPGIELVENLHALAPLLETLDERERAIVQMRFGQEMTQSQIGEQLGLSQMHVSRLIARILGKLREGILTED, from the coding sequence ATGATCGCCATGCCGACATCCGTATCTGCCCAGGTGCCGGGGACCACGACAGGTGCGCCGGCCGAACTCCCCGAGATCGCCGACCCGCTGAAGGTCGCGCCCAAGGACGCCCGGGCACTCAGCAAGCTGTTCTTCGACCGGTTGCAGACCCTCGAAGAAGGCACGCCGGAGTACCAGTACGCCCGCAATACGCTCATCGAGATGAACCTCACCCTGGTCCACTTCGCCGCGGCCCGGTACCGCAACCGCGGCAACGGGCAGATGGAGGACATCATCCAGGTGGGCACCATCGGCCTGATCAAGGCCATCGACCGCTTCGAACTCAGCAGGGAAGTCGAATTCACCTCGTTCGCCATTCCCTACATCGTCGGTGAGATCAAGCGCTTCTTCCGGGACACCACCTGGTCCGTCCATGTGCCCCGGCGGCTCCAGGAACTCCGGGTCACCCTCGCCAAGGCCAAGGAGGAGCTGGCCACCTCGCTCGGCCGGGAGGCCACCGTCGCCGAACTCTCCGAACGCCTCGCCATCAGCGAGGAGGACGTCATCGAGGGCCTGGTCGCATCCAACGGCTACACCGCGCACTCGCTGGACGTACCCCTCGACGGGGCGGAGTCCGACAGCCCCAGCGGGGTGAGCCGCACCCACGCGGACATCACCGGCGAGTGCGACCCGGGGATCGAGCTGGTCGAGAACCTGCACGCCCTGGCACCCCTGCTGGAGACACTGGACGAACGGGAACGCGCCATCGTCCAGATGCGCTTCGGCCAGGAGATGACGCAGTCCCAGATAGGTGAACAGCTCGGTCTCTCGCAGATGCACGTCTCACGGCTGATCGCCCGCATACTGGGCAAGCTCCGCGAAGGCATCCTCACCGAGGACTGA
- a CDS encoding Asp23/Gls24 family envelope stress response protein, with translation MATNESGGTTLDGGAAGGTRGTTTIADNVVSTIAGIAVRETDGVHSVGKGPSRAIGAVRDKVSRSSDPGRGVKVEVGEKQTAIDVDIVVEYGAPIRDTARSLRTNVTDAVETMTGLDVVEININVTDVHVPGSDDDEDEDESSTRSSRVQ, from the coding sequence ATGGCGACCAACGAAAGCGGCGGCACCACGCTGGACGGCGGTGCGGCGGGCGGCACCCGAGGGACGACGACCATCGCGGACAACGTGGTCTCGACCATCGCCGGTATCGCGGTACGGGAGACCGACGGGGTGCATTCCGTCGGCAAGGGTCCTTCGCGAGCGATCGGAGCCGTCAGGGACAAGGTCTCCCGCTCCAGTGACCCGGGGCGGGGCGTCAAGGTGGAGGTCGGCGAGAAGCAGACCGCCATCGACGTCGACATCGTCGTGGAGTACGGCGCCCCCATCCGGGACACCGCCCGCAGCCTCCGTACGAACGTCACGGACGCCGTGGAGACGATGACCGGTCTCGACGTGGTCGAGATCAACATCAACGTCACCGACGTCCATGTGCCGGGTTCGGACGACGACGAGGACGAGGACGAGTCGTCCACGCGTTCGTCGCGCGTCCAGTAG
- a CDS encoding gas vesicle protein K, translating to MTDARVELDSDKVGQDLVTLVLTVVELLRQLMERQAIRRIDEGYLTEEQTEEIGTTLMLLEQRMTELCAQHGVRPEDLNLDLGPLGSLLPRD from the coding sequence GTGACGGACGCGCGGGTCGAGCTGGACTCCGACAAGGTGGGCCAGGACCTCGTCACGCTGGTGCTCACCGTGGTGGAGCTGCTGCGCCAGCTGATGGAGCGCCAGGCGATCCGGCGCATCGACGAGGGTTACCTCACCGAGGAGCAGACCGAGGAGATCGGTACGACGCTGATGCTCCTGGAGCAGCGGATGACGGAGCTGTGCGCGCAGCACGGGGTGCGGCCCGAGGACCTGAATCTGGACCTCGGGCCGCTGGGTTCGCTGCTGCCGCGCGACTGA
- a CDS encoding gas vesicle protein, with protein MERSVVPWDEPEPLSGPIGVPLVDLLDRVLATGVVISGDLVIAIADVPLVRLSLHALLSSVSERVPAPWADGGPL; from the coding sequence GTGGAGCGCTCGGTCGTGCCGTGGGACGAGCCGGAACCGCTGAGCGGGCCGATCGGGGTGCCCCTGGTCGATCTGCTGGACCGGGTCCTCGCGACCGGGGTGGTCATCAGCGGGGACCTGGTCATCGCGATCGCCGACGTGCCGCTCGTACGCCTGTCGCTGCACGCGCTGCTGTCGTCGGTGAGCGAGCGGGTGCCGGCGCCCTGGGCGGACGGGGGGCCGCTGTGA
- a CDS encoding GvpL/GvpF family gas vesicle protein, translating into MTEDIRASADASAVYVYAVCRTEERPDLTGPAGVTGESPLRALPLGPGLTAVVQTVRAADFTDEAWQARLADEPELERYARAHHDVVCAMAARHPTVPLPLATLYHDEERARAALDKEARRFHAALERTAHHSEWGVKVYVADAPAREAPEAAPQRPAPGAGRAYLDRKRNLRDRRERHRTDGLHIAEVVDADVSGLATASRRLPSHGPRVPDERRVQVLNATYLVAEDRAAELARLAQSLRERTGAQVELSGPWVPYSFVGEV; encoded by the coding sequence ATGACCGAGGACATCCGCGCGTCGGCGGACGCCAGTGCCGTGTACGTCTACGCCGTGTGCCGCACCGAGGAGCGGCCGGACCTCACCGGGCCGGCAGGCGTCACGGGCGAGAGTCCGCTGCGCGCCCTGCCCCTCGGCCCCGGGCTCACCGCGGTCGTCCAGACCGTACGGGCGGCCGACTTCACCGACGAGGCGTGGCAGGCCCGGCTGGCCGACGAGCCCGAACTCGAACGGTACGCACGGGCCCATCACGACGTCGTGTGCGCGATGGCCGCCCGGCACCCCACGGTGCCCCTCCCGCTGGCCACGCTGTACCACGACGAGGAGCGGGCCCGGGCGGCGCTGGACAAGGAGGCCCGGCGCTTCCACGCCGCGCTGGAACGCACCGCCCACCACTCCGAGTGGGGCGTCAAGGTGTACGTGGCCGACGCTCCGGCCCGGGAGGCGCCCGAGGCCGCCCCGCAGCGGCCCGCGCCCGGAGCCGGCCGCGCCTACCTCGACCGGAAGCGGAACCTGCGGGACCGGCGCGAACGGCACCGGACGGACGGCCTGCACATCGCGGAGGTGGTGGACGCGGACGTGAGCGGCCTGGCCACCGCCTCGCGCAGGCTCCCCTCGCACGGTCCCCGGGTGCCGGACGAGCGGCGCGTCCAGGTGCTCAACGCCACGTATCTGGTGGCCGAGGACCGGGCGGCGGAGCTGGCGCGGCTGGCGCAGAGCCTCAGGGAGCGCACCGGGGCGCAGGTCGAGCTGTCGGGGCCCTGGGTCCCGTACTCCTTCGTCGGAGAGGTGTAG
- a CDS encoding gas vesicle protein, with translation MTDLDFRQDAAYAPAGPHTTNLADILERVLDKGIVIAGDIKIDLLDIELLTIRLRLFVASVDTAKKAGIDWWETDPALSSHAARNALLDENRELRARLDALESQASES, from the coding sequence GTGACTGATCTCGACTTCCGGCAGGACGCCGCCTACGCACCCGCCGGCCCGCACACGACCAACCTCGCCGACATCCTCGAACGCGTCCTGGACAAGGGCATCGTCATCGCTGGTGACATCAAGATCGATCTGCTGGACATCGAGCTGCTCACCATCCGGCTGCGCCTGTTCGTCGCCTCCGTCGACACGGCGAAGAAGGCCGGGATCGACTGGTGGGAGACCGATCCCGCGCTCAGTTCGCACGCGGCGCGCAACGCGCTGCTGGACGAGAACCGGGAGCTGCGGGCCCGCCTGGACGCCCTCGAGTCACAGGCGTCCGAGTCATGA